Proteins found in one Arachis stenosperma cultivar V10309 chromosome 8, arast.V10309.gnm1.PFL2, whole genome shotgun sequence genomic segment:
- the LOC130945083 gene encoding uncharacterized protein LOC130945083 produces the protein MLRSPRKISMPFTKLGWNLDWRFLVLIMALPLSLFFMFLSFPNPTTLTNFSAFYPVRHFISIRFPLGTTTTAIMDDDSPPSPSKEELLRSRMAVCLVGGARRFELTGPSIIEMILKEYPNSDLFLHSPLDSDTYKFSLLNSAPKIAAVRIFQPQPLPENDSYVRVLSSMNSPNGVQGLLQYFNLVEGCLKMIKSYQEKNNFTYDWVVRTRVDGYWNKPLGPENFVRGKYLVPVGSSYGGLNDRFGAGDIKTSTVALSRLSLIPKLDSAGFNNLNSESAFKAQLTTQKVAHLTKLLPFCIVSDRRYDFPPARYGVPVAALVSPGPLSGAKCRPCNPVCQGKCVESVMESLDKEWSWTHWAHGALELCDAHDRWEAGWEKIFDRVVGKKLAGERKRVRSMDLEECVESFLKFKKRTAIWDAPSVIQICKLGLD, from the exons atgCTACGGAGCCCGAGGAAAATTTCCATGCCCTTTACGAAACTGGGTTGGAATCTTGATTGGCGTTTCCTTGTGTTAATAATGGCACTACccctttctttatttttcatgtTCCTTTCTTTTCCCAACCCAACCACTTTAACAAACTTTTCCGCCTTTTACCCGGTCCGCCACTTTATCAGTATCAGGTTCCCTTTGGGAACCACCACCACCGCCATAATGGATGACGATTCTCCTCCTTCGCCTTCGAAGGAGGAGTTGTTGCGATCAAGAATGGCGGTGTGTTTGGTTGGAGGTGCTAGAAGGTTCGAACTCACAGGACCGTCCATAATAGAGATGATTCTGAAGGAGTACCCGAATTCCGATCTGTTCTTGCATAGTCCGTTGGATTCAGACACGTACAAGTTCTCGCTGTTGAATTCCGCGCCTAAAATCGCCGCCGTTAGAATCTTCCAGCCTCAGCCATTGCCCGAGAACGATTCCTACGTCAGAGTCCTCTCCTCCATGAACTCGCCTAACGGTGTCCAG GGGCTTCTTCAATATTTCAACTTGGTGGAAGGATGCTTAAAGATGATAAAATCATATCAAGAGAAGAACAATTTCACCTACGATTGGGTAGTTCGAACAAGAGTTGATGGGTACTGGAACAAACCCCTTGGCCCAGAAAACTTTGTAAGAGGCAAGTACCTCGTTCCAGTTGGATCCTCGTACGGAGGCCTCAACGACCGTTTCGGCGCCGGCGATATTAAAACCTCAACCGTCGCATTGTCTAGGCTTTCCCTCATTCCAAAACTCGACTCTGCCGGATTCAACAACCTCAACTCAGAGTCAGCCTTCAAAGCCCAACTAACTACCCAAAAGGTGGCCCATCTCACCAAGCTTCTCCCCTTTTGCATTGTTTCGGACCGTAGGTACGATTTTCCTCCGGCCCGATACGGCGTGCCAGTGGCTGCTCTTGTCAGCCCGGGCCCGTTGAGTGGGGCGAAATGCAGGCCGTGTAATCCCGTGTGCCAGGGGAAGTGCGTGGAGAGTGTGATGGAGTCACTGGACAAGGAGTGGAGTTGGACCCATTGGGCCCATGGGGCCCTTGAGCTGTGCGATGCCCATGATAGATGGGAGGCTGGTTGGGAGAAGATATTTGATCGTGTTGTTGGAAAGAAACTTGCTGGTGAACGAAAGAGAGTTCGATCTATGGATTTGGAAGAGTGCGTCGAAagtttcttaaaatttaaaaaacgaACTGCCATTTGGGATGCCCCTTCGGTTATACAGATTTGTAAACTGGGTTTGGATTAG